A part of Peromyscus maniculatus bairdii isolate BWxNUB_F1_BW_parent chromosome 10, HU_Pman_BW_mat_3.1, whole genome shotgun sequence genomic DNA contains:
- the LOC102914502 gene encoding growth-regulated alpha protein-like: MAPATRPLLCAALMLLLLLATSRQATGAPVANELRCQCLQTMAGVHLKNIQSLKVTPPGPHCTQTEVIATLKDGREACLNPEAPVVQKIVQKMLKTVIPK, from the exons ATGGCCCCAGCCACCCGTCCACTCCTCTGCGCCGctctgatgctgctgctgctgctggccaccAGCCGCCAGGCTACAG GAGCACCCGTCGCCAACGAGCTGCGCTGTCAGTGCCTGCAGACCATGGCAGGGGTTCACCTCAAGAACATCCAGAGCTTGAAGGTGACGCCCCCAGGACCCCACTGCACCCAAACCGAAGTCAT TGCTACTCTCAAGGACGGTCGTGAAGCTTGCCTTAACCCCGAAGCCCCCGTGGTTCAGAAGATTGTCCAAAAGATGCTAAAGAC GGTTATCCCCAAGTGA